A part of Candidatus Electrothrix aestuarii genomic DNA contains:
- a CDS encoding rubredoxin → MDKYTCDVCGYDYDPEVGDPDNGVAAGTPWDQVPEEWICPVCGADKGAFEVA, encoded by the coding sequence ATGGATAAATATACGTGTGATGTCTGTGGGTATGATTATGATCCAGAGGTAGGGGATCCTGATAATGGTGTTGCGGCAGGTACCCCTTGGGATCAGGTGCCGGAAGAGTGGATTTGCCCGGTTTGTGGCGCTGACAAGGGCGCTTTTGAAGTAGCATAA
- a CDS encoding desulfoferrodoxin, giving the protein MTKKNEVYKCPLCGNIVQVLHTGAGELVCCGQPMELMTENTVDAAQEKHIPVLEKTDSGYKVTVGSVAHPMEEKHWIEWIELVTGSAVYRVDLNPGDAPEAVFCTDAEAVTARAYCNLHGLWKS; this is encoded by the coding sequence ATGACCAAAAAGAACGAAGTCTATAAATGTCCCTTATGCGGTAACATCGTTCAGGTGCTGCATACCGGTGCCGGTGAATTGGTATGTTGCGGTCAGCCTATGGAGTTAATGACGGAGAATACTGTTGATGCGGCTCAGGAGAAACATATTCCTGTTCTGGAAAAGACAGACAGCGGCTATAAGGTGACTGTCGGTTCTGTAGCACATCCTATGGAAGAAAAACACTGGATAGAGTGGATTGAGCTGGTGACGGGTTCTGCGGTGTATCGGGTGGATCTGAATCCGGGAGATGCTCCTGAGGCTGTTTTCTGCACAGATGCAGAGGCGGTAACTGCACGGGCTTATTGTAATCTGCACGGACTGTGGAAATCATAA
- a CDS encoding peroxiredoxin, with protein MCRLVTKQAPDFTATAVMGDGSFKEDFKLSDYRGKYVVLFFYPLDFTFVCPSEIIAFDKALAKFREKNCEVIGVSIDSQFSHWAWRNTPINNGGIGEVQYPLVADLDKTISRQYGVLLDMGVALRGTFLIDKEGVVRHAVVNDLPLGRSVEEALRMVDALIFHEVHGDVCPANWKEGEDAMTPTAEGVAEYLSKNAS; from the coding sequence ATGTGTAGATTAGTTACGAAGCAGGCCCCTGATTTTACAGCAACTGCGGTTATGGGCGATGGCTCATTTAAGGAAGATTTCAAACTTTCCGATTACCGTGGTAAATACGTTGTCCTTTTCTTTTACCCTCTCGATTTTACCTTTGTCTGTCCCTCGGAAATTATTGCTTTTGATAAGGCCTTAGCAAAATTTCGTGAAAAGAATTGTGAGGTTATCGGCGTTTCTATTGACTCTCAATTCAGTCATTGGGCATGGAGAAATACCCCGATTAATAATGGTGGTATTGGTGAAGTTCAGTATCCTTTGGTTGCGGACCTGGACAAAACAATATCTCGTCAATACGGAGTGCTTCTGGATATGGGCGTTGCCCTGCGCGGAACTTTTCTAATTGACAAGGAAGGTGTTGTGCGGCACGCTGTTGTCAATGATTTACCCCTTGGCCGTTCTGTTGAAGAGGCGCTTCGAATGGTTGATGCCCTGATTTTCCATGAAGTCCACGGCGATGTCTGTCCGGCCAACTGGAAGGAAGGCGAAGATGCCATGACCCCGACAGCAGAGGGCGTTGCCGAATATCTGAGTAAAAACGCGAGTTGA
- the rbr gene encoding rubrerythrin: MTALQGSQTEKNILTAFAGESQARNRYSYAAKVARKEGLVQIANIFDRTAEQERAHAKTLFKLLEGGEVEVQASFPAGALGTTMENLESAAAGEEHEYMEMYPDFAKIAKEEGFSSIADIFMAIARAEKQHAKQYRTFIANLKEGKVFKRSETVTWYCTKCGFLQESQEAPQKCAACSHPQSYFELLSENW; encoded by the coding sequence ATGACTGCATTACAAGGTTCCCAGACAGAGAAGAATATTCTGACCGCATTTGCTGGAGAATCCCAGGCCAGGAACCGTTATTCATATGCGGCTAAAGTGGCCAGAAAAGAAGGTTTGGTGCAGATTGCCAATATTTTTGATAGAACTGCTGAGCAGGAGCGTGCCCACGCCAAAACTTTGTTTAAGCTGCTTGAGGGCGGAGAGGTTGAAGTGCAGGCCTCCTTTCCTGCCGGAGCCCTTGGCACGACAATGGAAAACCTGGAATCAGCAGCTGCCGGGGAAGAGCATGAATATATGGAGATGTATCCAGATTTTGCCAAAATTGCCAAGGAGGAAGGCTTTTCCTCTATTGCTGATATCTTTATGGCCATTGCCAGAGCAGAGAAGCAGCATGCAAAACAGTACCGGACTTTTATCGCCAATCTGAAAGAAGGAAAAGTCTTTAAGCGTAGCGAGACAGTGACTTGGTACTGTACAAAATGCGGTTTTTTACAAGAGAGCCAAGAGGCTCCACAGAAATGTGCAGCCTGTTCCCACCCACAAAGCTATTTTGAGCTCCTTTCTGAAAATTGGTAA